The Acidobacteriota bacterium genome segment GCTGGAAGCCAAGTTAAGGACACGGGCCGCTCCGGGGCAAGGGGTTGCGGATCAGGGTGAGCAGCTCCCGCGTCCGGGCCTGCAGCTCTTCCGCGTCGGCGGCCTCCACCACCAGTCGCAACAGGGGCTCGGTGTTGGACGGCCGGACGTTGAACCACCAGGTGGAGTAGCTGACCTTCAACCCGTCGAGAGTGGAGATCTCGCCGTCCCGGTACTTGTCCCGGAGGGCCTGGAGGCGGTTTTCGACCCGGTCCACCCGGGAATTGATCTCGCCGCTGGAGTGGTAGCGCCGCAGGGGGGCCACGGCCTGGGAGAGGGTGCAGCCGCGGCGGTCGAGCAGGTTGAGCAGGCGGAAGAGGGCCAGCAGGGTGTTCTCCGCGCACGCCGCTTCGCGAAAGTAGAAGTGTCCCGACAGCTCCCCGCCGAAGTGGGCCTGCTCGTCGCGCAGCGCCTTCTTGATGAAGGCGTGGCCCACCCTGCACTCCACGGGTCGGCCTCCGGCGGCCCGGATCTCCTCGGCCACCACCCGAGAGGAGCGCACATCGAAGAGGATCGGTGTGCCCGGATGCTCCCGCAGCACCTCCGGCGCGATCAGGGCCGTGGCCAGGTCCGCGGTGACCACGGCTCCCTGCTCGTCCACGAACACGCAACGATCGCCGTCCCCGTCCAGGGCGATGCCCAGGTCGGCGCCGGTGCGTCGCACCTCGGCTTGCAGGTCCCGCAGGTTGTCGAACACCAGGGGGTTGGGCTCGTGGTGGGGGAAGTCGTCGTCCGGATCCAGGTAGAGCGGCAGGATCTCGAGGGGCGAGTCCCGGCGGGCCAGTTCCTGGTAGTCCGGGCCTCCCATCCCGTTGGCCCCGTCCACGACGAC includes the following:
- a CDS encoding phosphomannomutase/phosphoglucomutase; this translates as MSDLRRVFKAYDVRGAYPEAIDEPLARRIGRATAVHLGARTALVGHDMRRSSPSLAAALIDGLREQGTDVTFIGEASSPLVYYAGRDFDAAVAVTASHNPLPDNGMKICGPDAEPIGSANGLWTIRDLVAGGDFPAAPRRGTLDTLEPRRAFVDDSLAFLHLRRRFRVVVDGANGMGGPDYQELARRDSPLEILPLYLDPDDDFPHHEPNPLVFDNLRDLQAEVRRTGADLGIALDGDGDRCVFVDEQGAVVTADLATALIAPEVLREHPGTPILFDVRSSRVVAEEIRAAGGRPVECRVGHAFIKKALRDEQAHFGGELSGHFYFREAACAENTLLALFRLLNLLDRRGCTLSQAVAPLRRYHSSGEINSRVDRVENRLQALRDKYRDGEISTLDGLKVSYSTWWFNVRPSNTEPLLRLVVEAADAEELQARTRELLTLIRNPLPRSGPCP